In Maridesulfovibrio ferrireducens, one DNA window encodes the following:
- the aroA gene encoding 3-phosphoshikimate 1-carboxyvinyltransferase: protein MTSDNFIKIKAPSSKSMSHRALIAGAFSDGSTVVIDPLDSNDINRTMDCLSTMGAEFSVEQNSTVAIGMQGGPKGGAKEPAVLEMRDSGTTCRLLTAIAGAGKGVFRVQGTPRMHDRPIGELTNALESQGVKVTFADKQGYPPVTLESNGFIGGEIEISLEESSQYLSGLLLAAPFAHETTVIKVVGKKAVSWPYVALTLKVMEDFKISFSVEKLKDGQWEKTDWRTVSKVVPGEIRFRVNPSDYQRDSYSVEGDWSNGSYFLAAGAVGTKPVRVEGLAIDSLQGDRAIVDILKAMGAKIESDSSGVTVYPSKLHGIEVDMGLCPDLVPTVAVAAAFADSPTTITNVAHLRIKECDRLDASATEVMRAGGKAEVGDDFIKIIPAPLKKDEKIIFSTYDDHRLAMSTAIFSLAGIEAVAEEPECVAKSFPDFWKEWDKIKKGNGC from the coding sequence ATGACTTCCGACAATTTTATAAAAATTAAAGCACCTTCATCTAAATCGATGTCTCACAGAGCGCTTATCGCAGGTGCTTTTTCAGACGGATCGACTGTGGTGATTGATCCTTTGGACAGCAACGATATTAATCGGACTATGGATTGTCTTTCGACAATGGGCGCGGAGTTCAGCGTTGAGCAGAACTCTACTGTTGCTATAGGTATGCAGGGCGGGCCTAAAGGCGGCGCAAAAGAACCGGCTGTTCTTGAAATGAGGGATTCCGGTACAACTTGCAGACTTCTCACTGCAATTGCCGGAGCCGGGAAAGGTGTTTTTCGTGTTCAGGGAACGCCCCGCATGCATGACCGTCCTATCGGCGAATTGACTAATGCTCTCGAATCTCAGGGCGTTAAAGTCACTTTTGCAGACAAACAAGGATACCCGCCGGTAACTCTTGAGTCGAACGGTTTTATCGGGGGAGAGATTGAAATATCCCTTGAGGAAAGCAGTCAGTATCTTTCCGGTTTACTGCTGGCCGCACCGTTTGCGCACGAGACGACTGTTATTAAAGTTGTCGGTAAAAAAGCCGTTTCATGGCCTTATGTTGCTTTGACTCTTAAGGTTATGGAAGATTTTAAAATTTCGTTTTCGGTCGAGAAACTTAAAGACGGACAATGGGAAAAGACAGATTGGAGAACAGTTTCCAAAGTTGTCCCCGGTGAAATAAGATTCCGCGTGAATCCTTCTGATTATCAGAGAGACAGTTACAGCGTTGAGGGTGACTGGAGTAACGGATCATATTTTTTAGCCGCCGGAGCTGTGGGGACTAAGCCCGTTCGGGTTGAAGGACTTGCTATTGATTCTTTGCAAGGTGACCGGGCCATTGTTGATATATTGAAAGCCATGGGCGCGAAGATAGAAAGTGATTCCTCAGGAGTAACAGTTTATCCTTCGAAGTTACACGGTATTGAAGTTGATATGGGGCTTTGCCCCGATTTAGTGCCGACAGTAGCTGTTGCTGCCGCTTTTGCAGACAGTCCCACGACTATTACTAATGTAGCTCACTTGCGGATCAAAGAATGTGATCGTTTGGATGCCAGTGCTACTGAAGTAATGAGGGCAGGTGGCAAAGCCGAGGTAGGGGATGATTTCATTAAGATTATTCCTGCTCCGCTTAAAAAAGATGAGAAGATTATTTTTTCAACATATGACGATCACAGGCTGGCAATGAGCACCGCAATTTTCAGCTTAGCCGGAATTGAAGCTGTAGCTGAAGAGCCGGAATGTGTCGCAAAATCTTTCCCTGATTTTTGGAAAGAATGGGATAAAATTAAAAAGGGTAATGGTTGCTAA
- a CDS encoding prephenate dehydrogenase → MESDFSRIHSIAVIGSRGQMGGFLALKAERAGILVHRFDQPLDEKEMARLLPGTDFVLLCIPVNVMDEVLTKVVPHMKKGSILSDVGSVKGRPLQQMIRAYDGPVVGTHPLFGSTIPVDFDPTVALVAGREEDAGALESVKDFYERLGFGAFASTEEEHDRAMAMIQSLNFSSTIAFLACARELPNIEKYVTPSFKRRLESAQKMVTQDSDLFVTISDANQYSLEAIRLFRSFLSLAASGDMDLLSERASWWWRDNHT, encoded by the coding sequence ATGGAATCTGATTTTAGCAGAATTCACAGCATAGCCGTAATCGGTTCAAGAGGGCAGATGGGTGGATTCCTTGCTCTTAAAGCCGAGCGGGCGGGGATTCTCGTCCATCGTTTTGACCAACCCCTTGACGAGAAAGAGATGGCACGCCTTCTTCCCGGGACCGATTTTGTACTTTTGTGCATTCCGGTAAATGTTATGGATGAGGTGCTTACTAAAGTTGTTCCTCATATGAAAAAGGGATCTATTTTGTCAGATGTAGGCTCGGTTAAAGGGCGTCCGCTACAACAGATGATCAGAGCTTATGACGGTCCTGTTGTCGGAACTCATCCTTTGTTTGGATCGACCATTCCTGTGGATTTTGACCCGACGGTAGCTCTTGTTGCCGGTCGTGAAGAAGATGCGGGCGCGCTTGAATCCGTTAAGGATTTTTATGAACGGCTCGGGTTCGGCGCATTTGCCTCAACTGAAGAAGAGCATGACCGTGCAATGGCAATGATTCAAAGTCTTAATTTCAGTTCAACCATAGCTTTCTTAGCGTGTGCAAGAGAGCTTCCCAATATTGAAAAGTATGTGACTCCGTCATTTAAACGCAGACTTGAGTCCGCGCAAAAGATGGTGACACAGGATAGTGATCTTTTTGTAACAATTTCTGACGCAAACCAGTATAGTCTAGAAGCTATCCGCCTTTTCCGTTCTTTCCTCAGTCTTGCTGCGTCCGGAGATATGGATCTTCTTTCCGAACGTGCTTCTTGGTGGTGGCGTGACAACCATACCTAG
- a CDS encoding anthranilate synthase component I family protein: protein MKIELTQYGKWLPADVQTPISLYLGLVGDAPGILLESAEVDGRLGRYSLIAWDFRLVLSPVRGKLAVECADSRLAGLAQYSGMEFLDGLRAVMKALHVNTQKEVGILPALTRGLYGTLGYGLAGMLEPKLADKIPAKDVEVRLALPGRAVLFDHLKHRCCFLSLDEGAKPEFTPQDFNSKCESTKVGEPVAVPGREKYIEGVEKVRELIAEGECIQVVLSTRFSAPFSGNAFDLYRRLRQANPSPFMFYMKFSREEILLGSSPEMMARCEKGRLEVRPIAGTRPRGKDAAGDRKFSEELLADPKERAEHIMLVDLGRNDLGRIAKPGTVTVEKFMQVEYFSHVMHLTSYVEADLRDDYDAIDVLQATFPAGTLSGAPKIRAMEIIAEIEEVPRGPYGGAIGFIGLDKDSINLDTGITIRSMWIRDGKCHWQAGAGIVYDSDPEMEWKECNNKARVLREILQSEGGDVFAR from the coding sequence ATGAAAATCGAATTGACTCAGTATGGCAAATGGTTGCCGGCTGACGTGCAAACGCCCATCAGCCTTTATCTCGGGCTGGTTGGAGATGCACCGGGAATACTACTTGAGAGTGCCGAGGTTGATGGACGGTTGGGACGATACAGTCTTATCGCCTGGGATTTCAGGCTGGTCTTATCTCCTGTTCGCGGCAAGCTGGCTGTTGAATGTGCGGATTCACGCCTTGCCGGACTGGCGCAGTATTCAGGAATGGAATTTCTGGATGGTCTTCGGGCGGTGATGAAAGCTTTGCATGTGAACACTCAGAAAGAAGTTGGGATTCTACCCGCTTTGACCAGAGGGCTATACGGAACATTAGGTTACGGCCTTGCCGGAATGCTTGAACCTAAGCTTGCGGACAAAATTCCAGCCAAGGATGTTGAGGTTCGCCTTGCTCTGCCGGGGCGTGCTGTTCTGTTTGACCACTTGAAGCACCGTTGCTGTTTTCTTTCTCTTGATGAAGGTGCCAAACCGGAATTTACCCCGCAGGACTTCAATAGCAAGTGTGAATCTACCAAGGTAGGTGAACCTGTGGCTGTCCCGGGGCGTGAAAAATATATTGAAGGCGTTGAAAAAGTTCGGGAACTTATCGCAGAAGGTGAGTGTATTCAGGTGGTCCTCTCCACTCGTTTCTCAGCACCTTTCAGCGGTAATGCTTTTGATCTTTATCGCAGACTCAGGCAGGCCAATCCGTCACCCTTCATGTTTTACATGAAGTTCAGCCGTGAAGAAATTCTGCTTGGATCGTCTCCTGAAATGATGGCCCGTTGTGAAAAGGGCAGGCTTGAAGTCCGTCCCATTGCCGGAACTCGTCCACGGGGCAAGGATGCCGCCGGAGACCGCAAGTTCTCCGAAGAGCTTCTTGCCGATCCTAAAGAACGCGCGGAGCATATTATGCTGGTTGATCTTGGTCGTAATGATCTGGGCCGCATCGCCAAACCCGGTACTGTTACCGTTGAGAAGTTTATGCAGGTTGAATATTTCAGCCACGTTATGCACCTGACTTCATATGTGGAAGCTGATCTTCGTGACGATTATGATGCAATTGATGTGTTGCAGGCAACTTTTCCGGCAGGAACCCTTTCCGGTGCTCCGAAAATAAGAGCGATGGAAATTATTGCTGAAATTGAAGAAGTTCCGCGCGGACCTTATGGCGGGGCAATCGGTTTTATCGGACTCGATAAAGACTCGATCAATCTTGATACAGGCATAACCATCCGTTCAATGTGGATCAGAGATGGCAAGTGTCACTGGCAGGCCGGGGCCGGAATTGTTTATGATTCCGATCCTGAAATGGAATGGAAAGAATGTAACAACAAGGCAAGAGTTTTAAGAGAAATTTTGCAATCGGAGGGCGGCGATGTTTTTGCTCGTTGA
- a CDS encoding aminodeoxychorismate/anthranilate synthase component II: MFLLVDNFDSFTFNLVQAFQQLGAEPLVLRNDREEILELAESGKLERVCLSPGPSTPQNAGLSLEFLSRLPKEVPVMGVCLGHQTLGHFAGASVVRAGRIMHGKTSMVYHNNDGLFSGLDDPFEVCRYHSLVVNVDEAPEILERTAWTDQQEVMGLRYKDRPWAGVQFHPESILTPDGPKLLKNFLEGNI, translated from the coding sequence ATGTTTTTGCTCGTTGATAATTTTGATTCGTTCACATTCAATCTGGTTCAGGCTTTTCAGCAGCTGGGTGCCGAGCCTCTTGTCCTTAGAAATGACCGTGAGGAAATTCTGGAACTTGCTGAATCCGGAAAACTTGAGCGGGTCTGTCTTTCTCCCGGACCGAGCACTCCTCAGAATGCCGGTCTCAGTCTTGAATTTCTATCCCGCCTTCCTAAGGAAGTTCCGGTTATGGGAGTTTGCTTAGGACATCAGACTCTTGGACATTTTGCCGGAGCCTCAGTTGTCCGGGCGGGGCGCATTATGCACGGTAAAACTTCAATGGTTTATCATAATAATGATGGGCTGTTCAGTGGTTTGGACGATCCTTTTGAAGTCTGCCGTTATCATTCTTTAGTGGTGAATGTTGATGAAGCTCCTGAAATTCTAGAGCGCACAGCATGGACAGATCAGCAGGAAGTCATGGGACTTCGGTACAAAGATCGTCCGTGGGCGGGAGTGCAGTTTCATCCCGAGTCTATTTTGACTCCGGACGGACCGAAGCTTTTGAAGAACTTTCTTGAGGGAAATATTTAA
- the trpD gene encoding anthranilate phosphoribosyltransferase — protein MAECVTTALTELTFGRDLSTELADCVFESLFSGEVSPVQAGALLMGLRAKGETASEVASGVNAALKEAKLVKGLTGQLIDTCGTGGDGSNSFNCSTAVALYLADMGYKVVKHGNRAVSSSCGSADILEELEISITTTAENVAEVLERDNFVFLFAPNYHPAFGKVAPIRKELGIPTLFNLMGPLLNPARPTHQILGVGRPEIMRLMAEVLALTDVGKAYVVHGAGRFDELTPFGINKAILVDDGMLTELEIDPADYGFALSSPSDVAVTDRKNARETIRKVLAGKAPQPMLDMVALNLGAALSLLDGTSLADGIEKAKAKIAVGVSREY, from the coding sequence ATGGCGGAATGTGTAACCACGGCTTTGACAGAACTGACCTTCGGGCGAGACCTTTCAACGGAACTGGCTGATTGTGTTTTTGAATCTCTTTTTTCAGGGGAAGTGTCTCCGGTACAGGCCGGAGCATTGCTCATGGGGCTTCGTGCAAAGGGAGAAACGGCTTCGGAAGTTGCATCCGGCGTAAACGCCGCGCTTAAAGAAGCTAAGCTTGTTAAAGGGCTGACCGGACAGTTGATCGACACATGCGGAACAGGTGGTGATGGAAGCAACAGTTTTAACTGTTCAACAGCTGTGGCTCTTTATCTGGCAGATATGGGCTATAAGGTGGTTAAGCACGGAAACAGGGCGGTTTCGTCTTCCTGCGGAAGCGCTGACATCCTTGAAGAGCTGGAGATTTCAATAACAACCACAGCCGAAAATGTCGCCGAAGTTCTTGAGCGTGATAATTTTGTATTTCTTTTTGCTCCTAATTATCACCCGGCTTTCGGGAAAGTAGCTCCGATTAGAAAAGAACTTGGTATTCCGACTCTTTTTAATCTCATGGGACCGCTTTTAAATCCCGCTCGTCCGACTCATCAGATTCTGGGTGTCGGCAGACCGGAAATAATGCGTCTTATGGCAGAAGTTCTTGCTTTGACAGATGTCGGCAAAGCTTATGTTGTTCACGGAGCCGGACGTTTTGACGAGTTGACACCTTTCGGTATTAACAAGGCAATTCTTGTGGATGATGGAATGCTGACCGAGCTTGAAATTGATCCGGCTGATTATGGTTTTGCTCTTTCTTCTCCTTCGGATGTAGCAGTTACGGATCGTAAGAATGCCCGCGAAACTATCCGTAAAGTTTTAGCCGGAAAAGCTCCGCAGCCTATGCTTGATATGGTGGCACTTAATCTTGGAGCCGCCCTTTCGTTGCTAGATGGAACCAGCCTTGCTGATGGCATTGAAAAAGCAAAAGCAAAAATCGCGGTGGGCGTGAGCAGGGAGTATTAG
- a CDS encoding indole-3-glycerol-phosphate synthase encodes MLEKFRIAKQSEVDMLHKVEAEGGLPAPYTGVRPSFADAIRRDESGMKVIAEYKRASPSKGDINLGLSPAEVADMYAGGGASAISVLTEEHYFKGSLSYLDEIKSCGLPMLRKDFLVDPLQIVQTAATPASALLVIVRMFADDGLLKEMIDKTYEAGLDAVVEAFDLQDLMRAKKAGARIIQINNRDLDNLGIDMNRAVEFIKERDDSEIWICASGINEPDDCIKMAELGYDSVLVGTSIMSSANPQDKLAALVAGSASGGGR; translated from the coding sequence ATGCTTGAGAAGTTTCGCATAGCCAAACAAAGTGAAGTGGATATGCTCCATAAGGTCGAGGCGGAAGGTGGGCTTCCCGCTCCATATACTGGAGTTCGTCCTTCATTTGCCGACGCGATAAGGCGTGATGAATCGGGTATGAAAGTTATTGCTGAATATAAGCGGGCATCACCTTCCAAGGGTGATATAAATCTCGGTTTAAGTCCTGCCGAGGTGGCGGATATGTATGCCGGTGGCGGTGCTTCTGCCATTTCAGTTTTAACGGAAGAGCACTATTTTAAAGGAAGTCTCAGTTATCTTGATGAAATTAAATCTTGCGGATTGCCGATGCTTCGCAAAGATTTTCTGGTTGATCCGCTTCAGATTGTTCAGACTGCGGCGACTCCTGCTTCGGCCCTATTAGTTATAGTACGCATGTTTGCTGATGACGGTCTGCTTAAGGAAATGATTGATAAAACTTATGAAGCCGGACTTGATGCGGTGGTTGAGGCTTTTGATTTGCAAGATCTTATGCGGGCCAAAAAAGCGGGGGCGCGGATAATACAGATTAATAATCGCGATCTTGATAACCTCGGAATCGACATGAACAGAGCAGTAGAGTTTATTAAAGAGCGTGATGACAGCGAAATCTGGATTTGTGCCAGTGGTATTAATGAACCGGATGATTGCATAAAAATGGCAGAACTCGGTTATGATAGTGTGCTGGTCGGGACATCCATAATGTCGAGCGCAAACCCGCAGGATAAACTTGCCGCTCTGGTTGCCGGATCTGCGTCTGGAGGCGGGCGATGA
- a CDS encoding phosphoribosylanthranilate isomerase, whose amino-acid sequence MNQLIKVCGMTRVEDVANCEELGADFLGFIFHPSSPRCVDADFVRSVVVKKAKKVGVFVKQSAAEILEIMKNAKLDFAQLHGGQNEEFCKAIGKERVIKVLWPQRYDSVKEFQDDIDRFTAYCSYMLFDAGSSGGGHGKTLDFSVFSEVKIQIPWLLAGGLSSENLLEAISSAKPDGVDLNSGVEVSPGIKDINKLSAAFVSVHLANKRKTS is encoded by the coding sequence ATGAATCAACTCATTAAAGTATGCGGTATGACTCGCGTTGAAGATGTTGCTAATTGTGAAGAGCTGGGCGCTGATTTTCTGGGATTTATTTTTCATCCCTCAAGCCCCAGGTGTGTGGATGCGGATTTTGTGCGCTCGGTTGTGGTTAAAAAAGCTAAAAAAGTCGGCGTATTTGTTAAGCAAAGTGCTGCGGAAATACTCGAGATTATGAAGAATGCAAAACTAGATTTCGCTCAGCTTCATGGCGGGCAGAATGAAGAATTCTGCAAAGCTATCGGTAAAGAGCGCGTGATTAAAGTGCTTTGGCCCCAGCGTTATGATTCGGTGAAAGAGTTTCAGGATGATATTGACCGCTTTACAGCTTATTGCAGTTATATGCTCTTTGATGCCGGAAGTTCCGGCGGCGGGCATGGCAAAACTCTCGATTTTTCAGTTTTTTCAGAAGTGAAAATTCAGATACCGTGGCTACTTGCAGGTGGTCTTTCATCAGAAAATTTATTGGAAGCCATAAGTAGTGCAAAACCAGACGGTGTTGATCTGAATTCCGGTGTGGAAGTTAGCCCCGGCATTAAAGATATAAATAAATTGAGTGCAGCTTTTGTTTCAGTGCACTTAGCAAATAAGAGGAAAACGTCATGA
- the trpB gene encoding tryptophan synthase subunit beta: MKRGYYGDFGGQFVPELLMPPLLELEEAMGRILKSAEFQQEFTRLLKDFVGRPTALTHCANLSRELGFNLWLKREDLAHTGAHKVNNTVGQALLTKMMGKPCLLAETGAGQHGVATATAAALLDLECEIYMGAVDVKRQSHNVRRMELLGAKCIPVESGTQTLKDAINAALRQWIANQRTTHYCFGTAAGPHPFPLLVREFQSVIGREAKQQFKERTGEMPYMVVACVGGGSNAIGMFHEFVNEKSVKIVGVEAAGTGKPGCTNSAPINLGTPGVLHGMNTLLLQTDEGQILPSHSIAAGLDYPGVGPEHVHLHDCGRAQYGMVNDSQAINAFHVLCRKEGILPALESSHAVAWVLENKDSIPKDANVIVNLSGRGDKDMGILEDYLKQHGK; this comes from the coding sequence ATGAAAAGAGGATATTATGGAGATTTCGGTGGACAGTTTGTACCTGAATTGCTCATGCCTCCACTTCTGGAGCTTGAAGAAGCAATGGGGAGAATTCTAAAATCAGCTGAATTTCAGCAGGAATTCACACGTTTGCTCAAAGATTTTGTGGGTCGCCCTACAGCGCTTACTCATTGCGCAAATCTTTCACGCGAGCTCGGTTTCAACCTCTGGTTGAAACGTGAAGATTTAGCTCATACCGGAGCTCATAAAGTTAACAACACTGTCGGTCAGGCTTTGTTAACTAAGATGATGGGTAAACCTTGTCTTCTGGCGGAAACCGGAGCCGGTCAACACGGGGTTGCAACTGCAACAGCCGCTGCTCTTCTTGATCTTGAGTGTGAGATTTATATGGGAGCTGTCGATGTAAAACGTCAGTCTCATAACGTTCGCCGCATGGAACTTCTCGGCGCAAAGTGCATTCCTGTCGAATCCGGCACGCAGACTTTGAAAGATGCGATAAATGCTGCGCTTCGTCAGTGGATAGCTAATCAGCGCACTACCCATTACTGCTTCGGAACCGCAGCCGGACCACATCCGTTCCCTCTTCTTGTAAGAGAATTCCAGTCCGTAATCGGTCGTGAAGCAAAGCAGCAGTTTAAAGAACGTACTGGTGAGATGCCTTATATGGTTGTTGCCTGTGTAGGCGGCGGTTCCAATGCAATCGGTATGTTCCACGAATTTGTTAATGAAAAATCAGTGAAGATTGTAGGCGTAGAAGCTGCTGGAACAGGCAAACCGGGATGCACTAATTCCGCACCTATTAATCTGGGTACACCCGGAGTGCTTCACGGAATGAATACTTTGTTATTACAGACAGATGAAGGACAGATACTTCCATCACATTCTATCGCCGCCGGACTTGATTATCCCGGTGTAGGGCCGGAACATGTCCATCTTCACGATTGCGGCAGGGCGCAGTATGGCATGGTCAATGACAGTCAGGCTATCAATGCTTTTCACGTACTTTGCCGCAAGGAAGGAATTCTTCCCGCGCTTGAAAGTTCACATGCTGTAGCATGGGTGCTCGAAAACAAGGATTCGATTCCTAAAGATGCAAACGTAATTGTGAATCTGTCCGGTCGCGGAGATAAAGATATGGGTATTTTAGAAGATTACCTCAAGCAGCACGGGAAATAG
- the trpA gene encoding tryptophan synthase subunit alpha — protein sequence MSITTLADKINEANAEGRTALIPFLPGGYPNKDIFWKEILELDANGADIIEIGMPFSDPVADGPVVEAASLKCLDAGVNLKWIIEGLAKVRSQISAGIVLMGYYNPVLQYGLEKFAKDANDAGVNGLIIADLPYEEGVEFRDLLAENEVALVPLVGLNTTPERMKLYADGGNGFCYFVSVLGTTGDRDSLPEEIKVGLKNAKEIFDIPVALGFGLKHPSQLIPLEGLVDAAVFGSALIRHIDDGKSSAEFMKVWKK from the coding sequence ATGAGTATTACAACACTTGCTGATAAAATAAATGAAGCCAATGCAGAAGGGCGAACAGCTCTCATTCCTTTTCTTCCCGGTGGATATCCGAATAAAGATATATTCTGGAAAGAAATTCTCGAACTTGATGCAAACGGCGCAGACATAATCGAAATAGGAATGCCTTTTTCCGATCCGGTTGCAGATGGTCCTGTCGTCGAAGCCGCATCTCTCAAGTGTCTTGATGCCGGAGTTAATCTAAAATGGATTATTGAAGGGCTCGCAAAAGTTCGGTCGCAGATCAGCGCAGGAATCGTGCTGATGGGATATTACAATCCTGTGCTTCAATATGGGCTTGAGAAGTTTGCAAAGGATGCTAATGATGCGGGAGTAAATGGGCTGATCATCGCTGATTTACCGTATGAAGAGGGTGTAGAATTTCGGGATTTATTAGCGGAAAACGAAGTCGCTCTTGTTCCACTGGTAGGACTGAACACAACACCTGAGCGCATGAAACTTTACGCTGATGGTGGAAATGGGTTCTGCTATTTTGTTTCTGTATTAGGAACAACAGGCGATCGCGATTCTTTGCCGGAAGAAATCAAGGTGGGCCTTAAAAACGCGAAGGAAATATTCGATATTCCCGTAGCGCTGGGCTTCGGGCTGAAACATCCGTCACAGCTGATACCACTTGAAGGATTGGTCGACGCGGCTGTTTTTGGATCAGCTCTCATCCGTCATATCGATGATGGTAAAAGCAGCGCTGAATTTATGAAGGTCTGGAAGAAATAA
- a CDS encoding RloB domain-containing protein translates to MARPKQSARNTRNKKANILLICDGQTEQNYAKYVLNECLASPDKPIKIHTQIFNCIDKVHTYIERDPKTFDAVIFLKDLENEQLSDKEIDNITTLQSEVQKICGQKKRRASDSKAAWAVFFNYPSIEYWYILHFTERGKTYPNATDVVKHLKAVFPNFDKPMPTNKKEAEIFCTNLKIAIANAKKLSITTKLPYANRIRSHVPLTNPMTEMPNLINMIKKTKPTT, encoded by the coding sequence ATGGCTCGTCCAAAACAATCCGCCAGAAACACTCGCAATAAAAAAGCCAACATTCTATTAATTTGCGATGGTCAAACAGAGCAGAACTATGCCAAATATGTTTTAAATGAATGTCTAGCATCGCCAGACAAGCCCATTAAAATACATACTCAGATATTTAATTGTATTGATAAAGTTCATACCTATATAGAAAGAGACCCAAAAACTTTTGATGCTGTAATCTTTTTAAAAGACCTCGAAAACGAGCAATTATCTGATAAAGAAATTGACAATATCACAACATTGCAAAGCGAAGTTCAAAAAATTTGCGGACAAAAGAAAAGAAGAGCTTCCGACTCTAAAGCTGCATGGGCTGTATTTTTTAATTACCCGTCAATTGAGTACTGGTATATTTTGCATTTTACTGAGCGTGGAAAAACTTACCCAAATGCAACAGATGTAGTTAAACACCTTAAGGCTGTATTTCCGAATTTCGATAAGCCAATGCCAACAAACAAGAAAGAAGCGGAAATATTTTGCACGAATTTAAAAATAGCAATAGCAAACGCCAAGAAATTAAGCATCACAACAAAGCTACCATATGCGAACAGAATAAGATCCCACGTTCCACTGACAAATCCAATGACAGAAATGCCTAACCTCATAAACATGATTAAAAAGACAAAACCCACAACATAA
- a CDS encoding ATP/GTP-binding protein, translating to MLLEFSVANFRSIGEEQTLYMQPAIKSKKDDDHNIIQTGINREPEALPCVAILGANASGKSNVLKAFSFLKKIIQESVLRKKEDLFEDNCFRLNPTYANKPTCFRIKFIALNGHMYQYWLELVPEEIIREKLTAIPNTKGAREVTLIDREQNKLELHRSIHPKKAFLNVWKAEINNQQTALALLSNKGEISIFDSAISWFKSFGQFTSTNIPEYVTASFIQNETINIEHVTHLLKSADINVHEVNINEKQRSLGLSPSEEYIFNDSDGLFNPKLEISFSHLDIQGNPIPFNFQDDESNGTKTFFSISGMIILNLYLGTPVAFDELDSALHPYLVRKIIQLFTNKATNPKGAQLIFSTHDVTVMDKTLLRPDEIYFTEKDKDTFETRLFSLSEFKGVGSVSKNDRGQKLYKDYLDGRFGAVPEVDWDGGL from the coding sequence ATGTTATTAGAATTCAGTGTCGCTAATTTCCGTTCTATCGGTGAAGAGCAGACTTTATATATGCAGCCCGCTATTAAGAGCAAAAAAGATGATGATCATAATATCATACAGACGGGAATTAACCGCGAGCCGGAAGCGTTGCCTTGTGTTGCTATTTTGGGGGCTAATGCTTCGGGGAAAAGTAATGTTTTGAAGGCTTTCTCTTTTTTGAAAAAAATCATTCAAGAGTCAGTTCTTAGAAAAAAAGAAGATTTATTTGAAGACAACTGTTTCCGATTAAATCCGACCTACGCCAACAAACCTACTTGTTTCAGGATAAAATTTATCGCTTTAAATGGACACATGTATCAATATTGGCTTGAACTTGTTCCAGAAGAAATTATCCGTGAAAAATTGACTGCAATCCCCAACACAAAAGGAGCTAGAGAAGTAACTCTTATTGACAGGGAACAAAACAAGTTAGAACTCCACCGTTCAATCCACCCCAAAAAAGCTTTTTTAAACGTATGGAAAGCGGAGATCAATAACCAACAAACAGCTCTTGCGCTCCTCTCAAACAAAGGCGAAATTTCCATCTTTGATTCAGCTATAAGCTGGTTTAAATCTTTTGGACAATTCACATCAACAAATATTCCAGAATATGTCACAGCTAGTTTTATTCAAAATGAAACAATTAATATAGAACACGTTACTCACCTCCTTAAATCCGCTGACATTAATGTCCATGAAGTCAACATAAATGAAAAGCAGCGAAGCCTAGGCTTATCCCCCTCAGAAGAATATATCTTTAACGATTCAGATGGATTATTTAATCCCAAATTAGAAATCTCTTTTTCCCATTTAGACATTCAAGGCAATCCAATTCCTTTTAACTTTCAAGACGATGAATCTAACGGAACAAAAACTTTTTTTTCGATTTCAGGGATGATTATTCTCAATCTTTACTTAGGAACACCTGTTGCTTTTGACGAACTAGACAGTGCATTGCATCCATATCTCGTCCGTAAAATAATTCAATTATTCACGAACAAAGCTACAAACCCTAAAGGCGCACAACTAATTTTCTCAACACACGACGTTACCGTCATGGACAAAACATTGCTCCGCCCAGACGAAATTTATTTTACTGAAAAAGACAAAGACACATTTGAAACAAGACTTTTCAGTCTATCTGAATTTAAGGGAGTTGGCTCGGTCAGTAAAAATGATCGCGGACAAAAACTTTATAAAGATTACCTTGATGGGCGATTCGGCGCAGTGCCAGAGGTCGACTGGGATGGTGGTTTATAA